Proteins encoded by one window of Mustela erminea isolate mMusErm1 chromosome 5, mMusErm1.Pri, whole genome shotgun sequence:
- the CRABP1 gene encoding cellular retinoic acid-binding protein 1, translating into MPNFAGTWKMRSSENFDELLKALGVNAMLRKVAVAAASKPHVEIRQDGDQFYIKTSTTVRTTEINFKVGEGFEEETVDGRKCRSLATWENENKIHCAQTLLEGDGPKTYWTRELANDELILTFGADDVVCTRIYVRE; encoded by the exons ATGCCCAACTTCGCCGGCACCTGGAAGATGCGGAGCAGCGAGAATTTCGACGAGCTCCTCAAGGCGCTGG GTGTGAACGCCATGCTGCGCAAAGTGGCGGTGGCGGCTGCGTCCAAGCCGCACGTGGAAATCCGCCAGGACGGGGATCAGTTCTACATCAAGACGTCCACCACCGTGCGCACCACCGAGATCAACTTCAAGGTCGGAGAGGGCTTCGAGGAGGAGACCGTGGACGGACGCAAGTGCAGG AGTTTGGCCACTTGGGAGAATGAGAACAAGATCCACTGTGCACAGACTCTGCTCGAGGGGGACGGCCCCAAAACTTACTGGACCCGCGAGCTGGCCAACGACGAGCTCATCCTG ACGTTCGGCGCCGATGACGTGGTCTGCACCAGAATTTACGTTCGGGAGTGA